A window of the Streptomyces albireticuli genome harbors these coding sequences:
- a CDS encoding nucleobase:cation symporter-2 family protein, translated as MATVPGSTERTPDPAPERPVPHPVDHLPPLTKLLAGGFQHVAASYAGVVAPPLVVGAAVGLPPKEITFLVGAALFTAGIATLLQTLGFWKVGARLPFVNGVSFAGVAPMLAVADAQTDRRDALPVIYGAVMVAGALGFLLAPYFCRLVRFFPPVVSGTVITLIGITLLPVSFGWIQGGRPDRPASLTDLGLAGATLVIVLLLRRLLRGFLQQIAILLGLVAGTLIAVPAGAVDLSPAAHAPLVGFPAPFHFGAPQFAVPAIVSMCVLMLVCMTESTADMLALGEIVGREADEEVIARGLRADTLGTAVGPFFNGFANSAFAQNIGLVALTRVRSRFVVAGCGLMFLLLGLSPAFASLIAVVPRPVLGGAGIVLFGTVAASGVGVLLKAGLDKGDNILIAATSLGIGLIPVVSRTFYDNAAIPETLKIILDSGVSAGCLTAVVLNLAFNHLGAGRSVRGG; from the coding sequence ATGGCCACCGTGCCCGGTTCCACCGAGCGAACCCCCGACCCGGCCCCGGAACGTCCCGTCCCGCACCCCGTCGACCACCTCCCACCCCTCACCAAGCTGCTCGCCGGCGGCTTCCAGCACGTCGCCGCCAGCTACGCCGGAGTCGTCGCCCCGCCCCTCGTCGTCGGCGCCGCCGTCGGCCTGCCGCCGAAGGAGATCACCTTCCTGGTGGGCGCGGCGCTCTTCACCGCGGGGATCGCCACCCTGCTCCAGACGCTCGGCTTCTGGAAGGTCGGCGCGCGGCTGCCGTTCGTCAACGGCGTGTCCTTCGCCGGCGTCGCCCCGATGCTCGCCGTCGCCGACGCCCAGACCGACCGGCGGGACGCCCTGCCGGTCATCTACGGCGCGGTCATGGTGGCGGGCGCGCTCGGCTTCCTCCTCGCCCCCTACTTCTGCCGCCTCGTCCGCTTCTTCCCGCCCGTCGTCAGCGGCACCGTCATCACCCTGATCGGCATCACGCTGCTGCCCGTCTCCTTCGGCTGGATCCAGGGCGGCCGCCCGGACCGGCCCGCGTCCCTGACCGACCTCGGCCTGGCCGGTGCCACGCTGGTGATCGTGCTGCTGCTGCGGCGGCTGCTCCGCGGCTTCCTCCAGCAGATCGCCATCCTGCTCGGCCTGGTCGCCGGCACCCTGATCGCCGTCCCGGCCGGAGCCGTCGACCTCTCGCCCGCCGCCCACGCCCCTCTCGTCGGGTTCCCCGCACCCTTCCACTTCGGCGCGCCCCAGTTCGCGGTCCCGGCGATCGTGTCCATGTGCGTGCTGATGCTCGTCTGTATGACGGAGAGCACCGCCGACATGCTCGCGCTCGGCGAGATCGTGGGCCGGGAGGCGGACGAGGAGGTCATCGCGCGCGGGCTGCGCGCGGACACCCTCGGCACCGCCGTCGGCCCCTTCTTCAACGGCTTCGCGAACAGCGCCTTCGCCCAGAACATCGGCCTGGTCGCGCTCACCCGGGTGCGCAGCCGCTTCGTCGTCGCCGGCTGCGGGCTGATGTTCCTCCTGCTGGGCCTGAGCCCGGCCTTCGCCTCGCTCATCGCCGTCGTGCCCCGCCCGGTGCTGGGCGGCGCGGGCATCGTGCTCTTCGGCACGGTCGCCGCCAGCGGCGTCGGCGTCCTGCTCAAGGCGGGTCTCGACAAGGGCGACAACATCCTGATCGCCGCCACCTCGCTCGGCATCGGCCTGATCCCCGTGGTCTCCCGCACCTTCTACGACAACGCGGCCATCCCCGAGACCCTGAAGATCATCCTGGACTCGGGCGTCAGCGCCGGCTGTCTGACGGCCGTCGTCCTCAACCTCGCGTTCAACCACCTCGGAGCGGGCCGGTCCGTGCGTGGCGGCTAG
- a CDS encoding IclR family transcriptional regulator → MPSPTEPRTASPTGGVQSLERAFDLLERMADAGGEVGLSELSATSGLPLPTIHRLMRTLVACGYVRQHPNRRYALGPRLIRLGESASRLLGTWARPHLARLVEETGETANMALLDGDEVVYVAQVPSRHSVRMFTEVGLRVLPHTTGVGKALLAQSPDDEVRALLARTGMPAATEKTITTPEGFLDALTRVRESGYAVDDNEQEIGVRCLAVPVPNAPTAAAISISGPAGRVTDAATERIVPLLQQVAAELSVTLASASA, encoded by the coding sequence GTGCCCTCGCCCACCGAGCCCCGAACCGCCTCACCCACGGGCGGTGTCCAGTCCCTGGAGCGCGCTTTCGACCTCCTGGAGCGGATGGCGGACGCGGGCGGCGAAGTGGGGCTGAGCGAGCTCTCCGCGACCAGCGGCCTGCCGCTGCCGACCATCCACCGGCTGATGCGCACGCTGGTGGCCTGCGGCTACGTCCGCCAGCACCCCAACCGCCGGTACGCGCTGGGCCCCCGTCTGATCCGGCTCGGCGAGAGCGCCTCCCGGCTGCTCGGCACCTGGGCCCGCCCGCACCTCGCGCGGCTGGTCGAGGAGACCGGTGAGACCGCGAACATGGCGCTGCTCGACGGCGACGAGGTCGTCTATGTGGCGCAGGTGCCCTCGCGCCACTCGGTGCGGATGTTCACCGAGGTCGGTCTGCGGGTGCTGCCGCACACCACCGGCGTGGGCAAGGCGCTGCTGGCGCAGAGCCCCGACGACGAGGTCCGCGCGCTGCTCGCCCGTACGGGCATGCCCGCCGCGACCGAGAAGACGATCACCACGCCGGAGGGCTTCCTGGACGCCCTGACCCGGGTGCGCGAGAGCGGCTACGCCGTGGACGACAACGAGCAGGAGATCGGCGTCCGCTGCCTCGCGGTCCCGGTGCCGAACGCCCCGACGGCCGCGGCCATCTCCATCTCGGGCCCGGCGGGCCGGGTCACGGACGCGGCCACCGAGCGGATCGTGCCGCTGCTCCAGCAGGTGGCGGCCGAGCTGTCGGTGACGCTGGCCAGCGCGTCCGCCTGA
- a CDS encoding YfcC family protein, whose translation MTVLAVVTLAVWILTFVIPSGTYRRDDDGNPVQGTYHREAAPGGFVHRLGDLFLSPVNGLYGIRDARTGEVAPDAVGALYGSAGVFLFVLAIGAFITVVFATGALDRGIERLAHRLRTRGALLIAAVMAVFSLLGTVEGFAEETLGFYGLIVPLMLALGYDRMVATGTIILGAGVGVLASTVNPFATGVASSAAGVSLGDGIALRFAMWVVLTGVAIGYVQRYARRVRADPGRSLVGFLPGDRELAAEAAEPPELTGLQKAVLVIVTVVFAFMIFSVIPWASALTGKADATPYGWELGWSFAQLAALFLVASVLVGVVARMGEQRLSAVIVKGAGDFMSPALTIVLARGVTVLMNNARITDTVLHSIEGAVSGTPGAFFGVMVFLVNLPLAFLIPSTSGHATLAMPILAPLADFADVGRTVVVTAWQSASGLMNLWVPTTAVIMGGVALAKVGYDKYLRFVWPLLVILAVLICGFVALGVVA comes from the coding sequence CTGACCGTCCTCGCGGTCGTCACCCTCGCCGTCTGGATCCTCACCTTCGTCATTCCCTCCGGCACCTACCGGCGCGACGACGACGGCAACCCCGTCCAGGGCACGTACCACCGCGAGGCCGCGCCCGGCGGGTTCGTCCACCGCCTGGGCGACCTCTTCCTCTCGCCCGTCAACGGCCTCTACGGCATCCGTGACGCCCGTACCGGCGAGGTCGCCCCGGACGCGGTGGGCGCGCTCTACGGCAGCGCCGGCGTCTTCCTCTTCGTGCTCGCCATCGGCGCGTTCATCACCGTCGTCTTCGCCACCGGCGCCCTCGACCGCGGCATCGAGCGGCTGGCCCACCGGCTGCGCACCCGCGGCGCCCTGCTGATCGCCGCCGTCATGGCCGTCTTCTCGCTGCTGGGCACGGTCGAGGGCTTCGCGGAGGAGACGCTCGGCTTCTACGGGCTGATCGTGCCGCTGATGCTGGCCCTCGGCTACGACCGGATGGTCGCCACCGGCACGATCATCCTCGGCGCGGGCGTCGGGGTGCTCGCCTCGACCGTCAACCCCTTCGCCACGGGGGTGGCCTCCTCGGCCGCCGGGGTCTCCCTGGGCGACGGCATCGCGCTGCGCTTCGCGATGTGGGTCGTCCTGACGGGCGTCGCCATCGGCTACGTCCAGCGGTACGCGCGGAGGGTGCGGGCCGACCCCGGCCGTTCGCTGGTGGGCTTCCTGCCCGGCGACCGGGAGCTGGCGGCGGAGGCCGCGGAGCCCCCGGAGCTGACCGGGCTCCAGAAGGCCGTGCTCGTGATCGTCACCGTGGTCTTCGCCTTCATGATCTTCTCGGTGATCCCCTGGGCGAGCGCGCTCACGGGCAAGGCGGACGCGACGCCCTACGGCTGGGAGCTGGGCTGGTCCTTCGCCCAGCTGGCGGCGCTCTTCCTGGTCGCGTCGGTGCTCGTCGGCGTCGTCGCGCGCATGGGCGAGCAGCGGCTGAGCGCGGTCATCGTCAAGGGCGCGGGCGACTTCATGTCGCCCGCGCTGACGATCGTCCTGGCGCGGGGCGTCACGGTCCTCATGAACAACGCCCGCATCACCGACACGGTGCTGCACTCCATCGAGGGCGCCGTCTCCGGCACGCCCGGCGCGTTCTTCGGCGTGATGGTCTTCCTCGTCAACCTCCCGCTCGCCTTCCTGATCCCCTCGACCTCGGGCCACGCGACGCTCGCGATGCCGATCCTGGCGCCGCTGGCGGACTTCGCGGACGTGGGGCGGACGGTGGTGGTGACGGCCTGGCAGTCGGCGAGCGGCCTGATGAACCTGTGGGTGCCGACCACCGCGGTGATCATGGGCGGGGTGGCGCTGGCGAAGGTGGGGTACGACAAGTATTTGCGGTTCGTGTGGCCGTTGCTGGTGATTCTGGCGGTGCTGATCTGCGGGTTCGTGGCGCTGGGGGTGGTGGCGTGA
- the aceB gene encoding malate synthase A: MSAPAPSPLALVDAPPVARQSEVLTDGALAFVGELHRRFTPRRDELLALRAGRRDALARTGTLDFLPETAHIREDPDWRVAPAPAALADRRVEITGPTDRKMTVNALNSGARVWLADFEDASSPTWENVVRGQLSLTDAFERRIDFTDERGRSYALRPAEQLATVVVRPRGWHLDERHLTDGERAVPGALVDFGLYFFHNARRLIGLGKGPYFYLPKTESHLEARLWNDVFVFAQEYLGIPRGSVRATVLIETITAAYEMEEILYELREHASGLNAGRWDYIFSIIKNFRDAGERFVLPDRNSVTMTAPFMRAYTELLVRTCHKRGAHAIGGMAAFIPSRKDPEVNRVAFEKVKADKDREARDGFDGSWVAHPDLVPVARASFDAVLGDRPHQKDRLREDVRVTADQLLAVDSLEARPTHEGLRNAVAVGIRYIEAWLRGLGAVAIFNLMEDAATAEISRSQIWQWIDAGVVLDTGEKVTAELARRVAAEELAAVRAETGEEAYASGRWEEAHDLLLRVALDEDYAEFLTLPAYGLLRG, from the coding sequence ATGTCCGCACCAGCGCCGTCCCCGCTGGCCCTCGTCGACGCCCCGCCCGTCGCACGGCAGTCGGAGGTCCTGACGGACGGGGCGCTCGCCTTCGTCGGTGAGCTGCACCGCCGGTTCACCCCCCGCCGCGACGAGCTGCTCGCCCTCCGGGCCGGGCGCCGGGACGCCCTCGCCCGCACCGGCACGCTGGACTTCCTCCCGGAGACCGCCCACATCCGCGAGGACCCCGACTGGCGCGTCGCCCCCGCCCCCGCCGCGCTGGCGGACCGGCGGGTGGAGATCACCGGCCCGACCGACCGGAAGATGACCGTCAACGCCCTCAACTCCGGCGCCCGCGTCTGGCTCGCCGACTTCGAGGACGCCTCCTCCCCCACCTGGGAGAACGTGGTGCGGGGTCAGCTCAGCCTGACGGACGCCTTCGAACGGCGCATCGACTTCACCGACGAGCGCGGCAGGTCCTACGCCCTGCGGCCGGCCGAGCAGCTGGCCACCGTCGTCGTCCGGCCGCGCGGCTGGCACCTCGACGAGCGCCACCTCACCGACGGCGAACGGGCCGTGCCCGGCGCGCTCGTCGACTTCGGTCTCTACTTCTTCCACAACGCCCGGCGGCTGATCGGCCTCGGCAAGGGCCCGTACTTCTACCTCCCCAAGACCGAGTCCCACCTGGAGGCCCGGCTGTGGAACGACGTCTTCGTCTTCGCCCAGGAGTACCTCGGCATCCCGCGCGGCAGCGTCCGGGCGACCGTCCTGATCGAGACGATCACCGCCGCCTATGAGATGGAGGAGATCCTCTACGAGCTGCGCGAGCACGCCTCCGGGCTGAACGCGGGCCGCTGGGACTACATCTTCTCGATCATCAAGAACTTCCGTGACGCCGGGGAGCGGTTCGTGCTGCCCGACCGCAACTCCGTGACGATGACGGCGCCGTTCATGCGCGCGTACACCGAACTCCTGGTGCGCACGTGCCACAAGCGCGGGGCGCACGCGATCGGCGGGATGGCGGCCTTCATCCCCTCCCGCAAGGACCCCGAGGTCAACCGGGTGGCCTTCGAGAAGGTCAAGGCGGACAAGGACCGCGAGGCGCGCGACGGCTTCGACGGCTCCTGGGTCGCCCACCCGGACCTGGTGCCCGTGGCCCGCGCCTCCTTCGACGCGGTGCTCGGCGACCGCCCGCACCAGAAGGACCGGCTGCGCGAGGACGTCCGGGTGACGGCGGATCAGCTCCTCGCCGTCGACTCCCTGGAGGCGAGGCCCACCCACGAGGGGCTGCGCAACGCCGTCGCGGTCGGCATCCGCTACATCGAGGCGTGGCTGCGCGGCCTGGGCGCCGTCGCCATCTTCAACCTGATGGAGGACGCCGCCACCGCGGAGATCTCCCGCTCGCAGATCTGGCAGTGGATCGACGCGGGGGTCGTCCTCGACACCGGCGAGAAGGTCACCGCGGAGCTCGCCCGCCGGGTGGCCGCGGAGGAACTGGCCGCGGTGCGGGCGGAGACGGGGGAGGAGGCGTACGCGTCGGGACGCTGGGAGGAGGCGCACGACCTGCTTCTGCGGGTGGCTCTGGACGAGGACTACGCGGAGTTCCTGACGCTGCCGGCGTACGGCCTGCTGCGGGGCTGA
- the allB gene encoding allantoinase AllB — translation MLRSTRVVTPEGTRPAAVTVAAGRIAAVLPHGTAPPPGAATEDLGDDALLPGLVDTHVHINDPGRTEWEGFRTATRAAAAGGVTTLVDMPLNSLPPTTTVEHLRVKRDVARGAVHVDVGFWGGALPTNLADLRPLHDAGVLGFKSFLSPSGVEEFPALGPDDLEAVAAETASFGGLLIVHAEDPAHLDRAPRPHGRRYAGFLASRPRAAENDAVAGLISVSRRRGTRVHVLHLSSSDALPLIAAARAEGVRVTAETCPHFLTLTAEEVPDGATEFKCCPPIREAANQDALWEGLAAGTLDCVVSDHSPCTTDLKVPDFGTAWGGISSLQLGLPAVWTAARRRGHTLRDVAHWMATAPAALAGLHHKGAIAPGRDADFAVLAPDEPFTVDPAELHHRNPGTAYAGKELLGVVRSTWLRGRRVAGPGATAEPTGLLLERQRGS, via the coding sequence ATGCTGCGCTCCACACGCGTCGTCACCCCGGAGGGGACCCGCCCCGCCGCCGTCACCGTGGCCGCCGGCCGGATAGCGGCCGTGCTGCCCCACGGCACCGCCCCGCCGCCCGGCGCCGCGACCGAGGACCTCGGGGACGACGCCCTGCTCCCCGGCCTCGTCGACACCCACGTCCACATCAACGACCCGGGCCGCACCGAGTGGGAGGGATTCCGCACCGCGACCCGCGCGGCCGCCGCGGGGGGCGTCACCACCCTCGTCGACATGCCGCTCAACAGCCTCCCGCCGACCACCACCGTCGAGCACCTCAGGGTCAAGCGGGACGTGGCACGCGGCGCGGTCCACGTGGACGTCGGCTTCTGGGGCGGCGCCCTGCCCACCAACCTCGCGGACCTGCGCCCCCTGCACGACGCCGGCGTCCTCGGCTTCAAGTCCTTCCTCTCGCCCTCCGGCGTCGAGGAGTTCCCGGCCCTCGGCCCCGACGACCTGGAGGCCGTCGCGGCGGAGACCGCGTCCTTCGGCGGCCTGCTGATCGTGCACGCCGAGGACCCCGCCCACCTCGACCGCGCCCCACGGCCCCACGGCCGGCGCTACGCCGGCTTCCTCGCCTCCCGGCCGCGCGCCGCCGAGAACGACGCCGTCGCCGGACTGATATCCGTCTCCCGGCGGCGCGGCACCCGCGTGCACGTCCTGCACCTGTCGTCGTCCGACGCCCTGCCGCTGATCGCCGCCGCCCGGGCGGAGGGCGTGCGTGTCACCGCCGAGACCTGCCCCCACTTCCTGACCCTGACCGCCGAGGAGGTCCCGGACGGGGCCACCGAGTTCAAGTGCTGCCCGCCCATCCGCGAGGCCGCCAACCAGGACGCCCTCTGGGAGGGGCTCGCCGCAGGCACCCTCGACTGCGTCGTCTCCGACCACTCGCCCTGCACCACCGACCTCAAGGTCCCCGACTTCGGCACCGCCTGGGGCGGCATCTCCTCCCTCCAGCTCGGCCTCCCCGCCGTCTGGACCGCGGCCCGGCGCCGCGGCCACACCCTCCGGGACGTGGCCCACTGGATGGCCACCGCACCCGCCGCCCTCGCCGGGCTCCACCACAAGGGCGCCATCGCCCCGGGCCGCGACGCCGACTTCGCGGTCCTCGCCCCCGACGAGCCCTTCACCGTCGACCCGGCCGAGCTCCACCACCGCAACCCCGGCACCGCCTACGCCGGCAAGGAACTCCTCGGCGTCGTCAGGTCCACCTGGCTGCGCGGCCGCCGCGTCGCGGGCCCCGGCGCCACCGCCGAACCCACCGGCCTCCTCCTCGAAAGGCAGCGCGGCTCATGA
- a CDS encoding nucleotidyltransferase family protein, producing the protein MTRTTATTHEGPAGAASVAGLLLAAGGGRRLGGRPKALLGHRGRPLVEHAARILAEGGCAPRYVVLGAASEEVRARARLPGCVLLDNPAWGEGMGSSLRAGLAALTPGDAPAVLVTLVDQPRVGAAAVARLLAAHRAGADLAAASYDGERGHPVLLARRHWAGVARAATGDRGARDYLREHAAELTLVECGDVADPGDIDTPDDLRLLG; encoded by the coding sequence ATGACGCGCACCACGGCCACGACACACGAAGGCCCCGCCGGGGCGGCGTCCGTCGCCGGACTGCTGCTCGCGGCGGGCGGGGGCAGGCGGCTCGGCGGGCGGCCGAAGGCGCTGCTGGGGCACCGGGGGCGGCCGCTGGTGGAGCACGCGGCCCGGATCCTGGCCGAGGGGGGCTGCGCACCGAGGTACGTCGTGCTCGGCGCGGCCTCCGAGGAGGTCCGGGCCCGCGCCCGGCTCCCCGGCTGCGTGCTGCTGGACAACCCCGCCTGGGGCGAGGGGATGGGCTCCTCGCTGCGCGCGGGGCTCGCCGCGCTCACCCCGGGGGACGCGCCGGCGGTGCTGGTGACGCTCGTCGACCAGCCGCGGGTCGGCGCGGCGGCGGTGGCCCGCCTCCTGGCCGCGCACCGGGCCGGCGCGGACCTGGCGGCGGCCTCGTACGACGGGGAGCGCGGCCACCCGGTGCTCCTCGCGCGGCGGCACTGGGCGGGCGTCGCCCGCGCGGCCACCGGCGACCGCGGCGCCCGTGACTATCTGCGGGAGCACGCCGCGGAACTGACGCTCGTGGAGTGCGGGGACGTCGCGGACCCCGGCGACATCGACACACCGGACGATCTGCGGCTGCTCGGCTGA
- the alc gene encoding allantoicase, translating into MTGIRPSGSPSDPPFTGNADPYTGGDPYADYRSAPVPFGHLPDLADRDLGAAVVVASDEFFAERENLIVPAAPRFDPHAFGHKGKVMDGWETRRRRGTAAAAPHPGPDDHDWALIRLGVPGRVHGLVVDTAHFRGNHPEAVSVEATTLPGTPAPGDLLAEDVKWTVLVPRTPVGGHAANAFAVHARERFTHLRLRQYPDGGVARLRVHGEAVPDPAWLAALGVFDLAALENGGHVEDASDRFYSSPFNSIRPGRSREMGDGWETRRRRDTGHDWVRYRLTGRALLRAAEIDTGCYKGNSPGWAALSVLDAGTGADPADPGAAWTEVLPRTRLQPDTVHRFPLAGRPVATHVRLDVLPDGGVARLRVHGSLTDPPAGEDARLLTEGGS; encoded by the coding sequence ATGACCGGCATACGCCCCTCCGGCAGCCCCTCCGACCCGCCCTTCACCGGCAACGCGGACCCGTACACGGGCGGCGACCCGTACGCCGACTACCGCTCCGCCCCCGTCCCCTTCGGGCACCTGCCCGACCTCGCCGACCGGGACCTCGGCGCCGCCGTCGTCGTCGCCAGCGACGAGTTCTTCGCCGAGCGCGAGAACCTGATCGTGCCCGCCGCCCCCCGCTTCGACCCGCACGCCTTCGGCCACAAGGGCAAGGTCATGGACGGCTGGGAGACCCGCCGCCGGCGCGGCACCGCGGCCGCCGCCCCGCACCCCGGCCCCGACGACCACGACTGGGCGCTGATCCGGCTCGGCGTCCCCGGCCGCGTCCACGGCCTCGTCGTCGACACCGCCCACTTCCGCGGCAACCACCCCGAGGCCGTCTCCGTCGAGGCCACCACGCTGCCCGGCACCCCCGCCCCCGGCGACCTGCTCGCCGAGGACGTGAAGTGGACCGTCCTCGTGCCGCGCACCCCCGTCGGCGGGCACGCCGCCAACGCCTTCGCCGTCCACGCCCGGGAGCGCTTCACCCACCTGCGGCTGCGCCAGTACCCCGACGGCGGCGTCGCCCGGCTGCGGGTCCACGGCGAGGCGGTCCCCGACCCCGCCTGGCTCGCCGCCCTCGGCGTCTTCGACCTCGCCGCGCTGGAGAACGGCGGCCATGTCGAGGACGCCTCCGACCGCTTCTACAGCTCGCCCTTCAACAGCATCCGGCCCGGCCGCTCCCGCGAGATGGGCGACGGCTGGGAGACCCGCCGCCGCCGCGACACCGGCCACGACTGGGTCCGCTACCGCCTCACCGGCCGGGCCCTGCTGCGGGCCGCCGAGATCGACACCGGCTGCTACAAGGGCAATTCCCCCGGCTGGGCGGCCCTCTCCGTCCTCGACGCCGGCACCGGCGCGGACCCGGCCGACCCCGGCGCCGCCTGGACCGAGGTCCTGCCGCGCACCCGCCTCCAGCCCGACACCGTCCACCGCTTCCCGCTGGCCGGCCGGCCCGTCGCCACGCACGTACGGCTCGACGTCCTCCCCGACGGCGGCGTCGCCCGGCTGCGCGTGCACGGCTCGCTGACGGACCCGCCGGCCGGCGAGGACGCGCGGCTCCTCACAGAGGGCGGCTCATGA
- a CDS encoding DUF5955 family protein produces the protein MAEGAGVAEEERVEGVGDDPRVNDLCDAVSRLRRALAGHPALLPDRDAAEDELAALDAMARAGEPEVPRLRRALLLVAGAVGSVSALAPALGEVRAAVDRFGGTPGEELYRVPGPREGG, from the coding sequence GTGGCGGAGGGCGCCGGAGTGGCGGAAGAGGAGCGTGTGGAAGGCGTCGGCGATGACCCGAGGGTGAACGACCTGTGCGACGCGGTGTCCCGGCTGCGCCGGGCGCTCGCGGGACACCCCGCCCTGTTACCCGACCGCGACGCCGCCGAGGACGAACTGGCCGCCCTCGACGCGATGGCGCGCGCCGGGGAGCCCGAGGTGCCGCGGCTGCGCCGGGCGCTGCTCCTGGTCGCGGGCGCGGTGGGCTCGGTGAGCGCCCTGGCCCCCGCCCTCGGCGAGGTCAGGGCCGCGGTCGACCGCTTCGGCGGGACGCCGGGGGAGGAGCTGTACCGGGTGCCGGGCCCCCGCGAAGGGGGCTGA